AAGACGATCGTGCCTTCGACGCTCTCCTCGATTGGCGCGACGCGAATCGCCCCCGCAGGGAGCTCGATCTCGCGATCGATGAGAACGACACCCCGCTCCGCGCGGGCCGCCGACGCGTCCCCGTCCTGGAAGTTGACGGGCCGATCGCCGATGCGGAAACGGAGATCGGTGCCCGAGGGGCTCGTGACGCGGATCTCTCCCGCACGCATCGCCGCCTCGAAACGACGCTGGTGCTCGCCGAGTGCGCGGTAGTCCGTCCCGAGGAGGGCGCGTTGATAGACCGCCTCGATGACGTGCCTCGGGGGCAGGGGCTGTCCCGCCAGCGTGAACGCACTTCCATTCTCGAGCCAGTGGAAATGCACCGTACGCCCCCGCCCCGAGCGCAACAGGTCCTGGATGGCGGCGTAGACGGGCTGGCCGGGCCGCGCACCGGGGAGCATGATGGAAGCGTCGACGCCGTCGAGCATCTCGGCAAGCTTCGATCGTGCCCGTTGGCCGCCGTCGCGAAGCGCTTCTTCGCTCCAGTGAGAGGGCACTGGCTCTCCGAGCACATCCATCACCCCGAGATCGACGCCACCTGCCTTCATGACCTCGAACCTCAGGTGAGGTATGAGCTCGTCGAAGAGCCCCGGGTGGGCGACCGCAAGGAACGTCTCCCCTTCTTTCAGGTCGAGTCGCTCGACGATGCGCTTCGCGATTTGCTCCCACTCCATAGTGAAGCGGGGCGGGACGCTCTGGGCCCCTGCGCT
This genomic window from Vicinamibacteria bacterium contains:
- a CDS encoding aminopeptidase, whose amino-acid sequence is MRNVCLFVQVLWATSAGAQSVPPRFTMEWEQIAKRIVERLDLKEGETFLAVAHPGLFDELIPHLRFEVMKAGGVDLGVMDVLGEPVPSHWSEEALRDGGQRARSKLAEMLDGVDASIMLPGARPGQPVYAAIQDLLRSGRGRTVHFHWLENGSAFTLAGQPLPPRHVIEAVYQRALLGTDYRALGEHQRRFEAAMRAGEIRVTSPSGTDLRFRIGDRPVNFQDGDASAARAERGVVLIDREIELPAGAIRVAPIEESVEGTIVFPPSQWGGRPVHELALVFEQGRVVSVRAASGAEAAESEMDGAGQAGRSFREFALGFNPHLAVPENGPWIPYYGYGAGVVRLSLGDNSELGGNVGGGYVRWNFFTDTTITVDGDAWVVEGKLMK